A section of the Deinococcus taeanensis genome encodes:
- the glgP gene encoding alpha-glucan family phosphorylase → MNVIGKVTVLPQLPPSIARLSELAYNLYWSWTPHAQALYQDLDPSNWERFQHNPVRTLLEVPQARLQEVAADRAYLARYAQVMADFDAYMNHPSTWARRNAPDMKPVAYFSMEYAFHESLPIYSGGLGVLAGDHCKSASDLDLPFTAVGLLFHQGYFRQLFDKDGWQNEAYDELDLTTLPITPALTATGEEARVRVRIGERDVQVRVWNLNVGRIRVLLLDTNVPENSEDDRKLTARLYGGNQELRVQQYVLLGVAGIRALRALNIPGDVYHMNEGHAALLGLERTREYVARGLDFRTAVETVASSTLFTTHTPVPAGNDAFAYDLMDRYIGSWPAQLATSRDDLYALAAHEQMWDGHLVPTFSMTVFALNMSRAANGVSELHGEVSRDMWKFLYPGAQAEEVPIGHVTNGAHNLTFTSQAMRDLLGTVLPADWTERLEDEQMWTAVEQLTDQQLQDVQRDMKRDMITFVRGRMREHMLRNGASAADVAATETLLDENTLTIGFARRFATYKRATLLFRDRERLSRIVNHPERPVQFVFAGKAHPADNPGKSFIQEIYRLSQEPEFRGKIVILENYDMHVARHLVQGVDIWLNNPRRPLEASGTSGMKASFNGSPNLSILDGWWREGYDGTNGWPIGEEREYADLNVQDDADAFSMYQTIEQDIVPRYYGQRTGEASWAHTVRRAIQTVSPRFSMQRQVIDYVQKYYRPIAARGAHLAEDSSARAREIAGWKGWVRQQWPYTTLSAQAQLPATTRPGQTVPVSAQVNPAGINLSELRVEAVLSRGGHLTHVPLTNRGGGTFSADVPLTESGLYSVGVRMVPVLDGLSNELEAGLIKWA, encoded by the coding sequence ATGAACGTCATTGGTAAGGTCACTGTGCTGCCTCAGCTGCCGCCCAGCATTGCGCGGCTGTCGGAACTGGCTTACAACCTCTACTGGTCGTGGACTCCGCACGCTCAGGCGCTGTACCAGGATCTGGATCCCTCCAATTGGGAGCGCTTCCAGCACAACCCGGTGCGCACGCTGCTCGAAGTCCCCCAGGCCCGCCTGCAGGAGGTCGCTGCTGACCGCGCCTACCTCGCCCGGTACGCGCAGGTGATGGCCGACTTCGACGCCTACATGAATCACCCCAGCACCTGGGCACGGCGCAACGCCCCCGACATGAAACCCGTGGCGTACTTCTCGATGGAGTACGCCTTCCATGAATCCCTGCCCATCTACTCCGGCGGCCTGGGTGTCCTGGCCGGCGACCACTGCAAGAGCGCGTCCGACCTGGACCTACCCTTCACCGCCGTGGGCCTGCTGTTCCACCAGGGGTACTTCCGGCAGCTGTTCGACAAGGACGGCTGGCAGAACGAGGCGTACGACGAACTCGACCTGACGACCCTGCCGATCACGCCCGCCCTGACCGCCACCGGCGAGGAAGCGCGCGTCCGGGTCCGCATCGGCGAGCGCGACGTGCAGGTCCGCGTGTGGAACCTGAACGTGGGCCGCATCCGCGTGCTGCTGCTCGACACGAACGTCCCCGAGAACAGCGAGGACGACCGCAAGCTGACCGCCCGCTTGTACGGCGGCAATCAGGAACTGCGCGTGCAGCAGTACGTGCTGCTGGGAGTGGCCGGCATCCGCGCCCTGCGCGCCCTGAACATCCCCGGCGACGTGTACCACATGAACGAAGGGCACGCCGCGCTGCTGGGCCTGGAACGCACCCGCGAGTACGTTGCGCGCGGCCTGGACTTCCGCACCGCCGTGGAAACCGTGGCGAGCAGCACGCTGTTCACCACGCACACCCCCGTCCCTGCCGGCAACGACGCCTTCGCCTACGACCTGATGGACCGCTACATCGGCTCGTGGCCCGCGCAGCTCGCCACCAGCCGTGACGACCTGTACGCCCTGGCCGCGCACGAGCAGATGTGGGACGGTCACCTCGTGCCCACCTTCTCCATGACCGTGTTCGCCCTGAACATGAGCCGCGCCGCGAACGGCGTGTCCGAACTGCACGGCGAGGTGTCGCGCGACATGTGGAAGTTCCTGTACCCCGGCGCGCAGGCCGAGGAGGTGCCGATCGGGCACGTCACGAACGGCGCGCACAACCTGACCTTCACCAGTCAGGCGATGCGGGACCTGCTGGGCACCGTGCTGCCCGCCGACTGGACTGAACGGCTCGAAGACGAACAGATGTGGACCGCCGTGGAGCAGCTCACCGACCAGCAGCTGCAGGACGTGCAGCGCGACATGAAACGCGACATGATCACCTTCGTGCGCGGCCGCATGCGCGAGCACATGCTGCGCAACGGTGCCAGCGCCGCCGACGTGGCCGCCACCGAAACGCTGCTCGACGAGAACACCCTCACGATCGGCTTCGCACGCCGCTTCGCGACGTACAAGCGCGCCACGCTCCTGTTCCGCGACCGCGAACGCCTCAGCCGCATCGTGAACCACCCCGAGCGGCCCGTACAGTTCGTGTTTGCCGGCAAGGCGCACCCCGCCGACAACCCCGGCAAGTCCTTCATTCAGGAGATCTACCGCCTGAGCCAGGAACCTGAGTTCCGCGGCAAGATCGTGATCCTCGAGAACTACGACATGCACGTCGCCCGTCACCTCGTGCAGGGCGTGGACATCTGGCTGAACAACCCCCGCCGCCCTCTGGAGGCGTCCGGGACGAGCGGGATGAAAGCGTCCTTCAACGGCAGCCCCAACCTCTCCATCCTGGACGGCTGGTGGCGCGAAGGGTACGACGGCACGAACGGCTGGCCCATCGGTGAAGAACGCGAGTACGCCGACCTGAACGTTCAGGATGACGCCGATGCCTTCAGCATGTACCAGACCATCGAGCAGGACATCGTGCCCCGCTACTACGGCCAGCGGACCGGAGAGGCCTCCTGGGCACACACGGTGCGGCGCGCCATCCAGACCGTCAGTCCGCGCTTTTCCATGCAGCGCCAGGTGATCGACTACGTGCAGAAGTACTACCGCCCCATCGCGGCACGCGGCGCTCACCTGGCCGAGGACAGCAGCGCCCGCGCCCGGGAGATCGCCGGCTGGAAGGGCTGGGTGCGCCAGCAGTGGCCCTACACCACCCTGAGCGCCCAGGCGCAGCTGCCGGCCACCACCCGTCCCGGTCAGACCGTGCCGGTGAGTGCCCAGGTGAATCCTGCCGGCATCAACCTGAGCGAACTGCGCGTCGAAGCGGTGCTCAGCCGCGGCGGGCACCTCACGCACGTTCCCCTCACCAACAGGGGCGGCGGGACCTTCAGCGCCGACGTGCCCCTCACGGAAAGCGGACTGTACTCCGTGGGCGTGCGCATGGTGCCGGTCCTTGACGGCCTGAGCAACGAACTGGAAGCCGGCCTGATCAAGTGGGCGTGA
- a CDS encoding enolase C-terminal domain-like protein has product MSAPTVARVEGVPYRLPLTSALAWGAHSALNAAEHVLVQVTLSDGTVGVAEATPRPTIYGETPASVVAILALLEQGLRGVSILDEDALNRVRNSVANNHTARGALDMALHDARARAQGLTLFDTLLGPREQVRVSFILGIAAPDEMLAEARRVVEAGVRCLKVKVGRQHDRDLGVIRALRAEFGDAVQLYADSNETLTPALAPAALDAMREAGLMYVEEPLPARDLQARAALHAQGRLPVVADDSCFTPADLTRELAFNTFDVLNVKTARNGFTDGRAMLRAAAAAGKRGMVGSQASTGLGTLHAALLSTQAEVTEPCELSFVLKLQDDLLDRPVTFREGWLDVGALREHRLDLARVNRYRL; this is encoded by the coding sequence ATGAGCGCGCCCACGGTGGCGCGCGTGGAGGGCGTTCCCTACCGGCTGCCCCTCACGTCGGCACTGGCGTGGGGCGCGCACTCTGCCCTGAACGCTGCCGAGCACGTGCTGGTGCAGGTGACCCTGTCGGACGGCACGGTGGGGGTGGCTGAGGCCACGCCCCGGCCCACGATCTATGGGGAGACGCCGGCAAGCGTTGTGGCAATCCTGGCGTTGCTGGAACAGGGTCTGCGTGGCGTGTCCATTCTGGATGAGGACGCCCTGAACCGCGTGCGTAACAGCGTGGCCAACAATCACACGGCGCGCGGCGCGCTGGACATGGCGCTGCACGACGCGCGGGCGCGGGCGCAGGGTCTGACGCTGTTCGATACGCTGCTGGGGCCGCGTGAGCAGGTACGGGTGAGTTTCATTCTGGGTATCGCCGCGCCGGACGAGATGCTGGCCGAGGCGCGGCGGGTGGTGGAGGCGGGCGTGCGGTGCCTGAAGGTGAAGGTGGGGCGGCAGCACGACCGGGATCTGGGGGTGATCCGTGCGCTGCGTGCTGAGTTTGGGGACGCGGTGCAGCTGTACGCTGACAGCAATGAGACGCTCACGCCGGCACTGGCGCCGGCAGCGCTCGACGCGATGCGGGAGGCCGGCCTGATGTATGTGGAGGAGCCTTTGCCGGCGCGGGACCTGCAGGCCCGGGCGGCGCTGCACGCGCAGGGGCGGCTGCCGGTTGTGGCCGACGATTCGTGTTTCACGCCTGCGGATCTGACGCGCGAGCTGGCTTTCAATACTTTTGACGTGCTGAACGTGAAAACGGCGCGCAACGGTTTCACGGATGGCCGGGCGATGCTGCGCGCGGCGGCGGCGGCTGGGAAGCGGGGCATGGTGGGGTCGCAGGCCAGCACGGGGCTGGGGACGCTGCACGCGGCGCTTCTGTCGACCCAGGCCGAGGTGACCGAGCCGTGCGAACTGAGTTTCGTCCTGAAGTTGCAAGATGACCTGCTGGACCGGCCGGTGACTTTCCGGGAGGGGTGGCTGGATGTGGGGGCGCTGCGGGAGCACCGGTTGGACCTGGCGCGGGTGAACCGCTACCGGCTGTAG
- a CDS encoding ATPase: MGVTVSLPFLRADAAPPAAHERFLADLPLTVLVGVTGVGKSTALAALTGADPGMRVLPDRREVTDAVMILPVAGAAVRDREERFRLTARYREAHPGGMAQALGSLVADVRHWGQTPVFDGLRGLDEVAFAARNFPAWRFVALGAPDVVRVRRLLGRADAFDQVRTAEAGDLRSALAALPGAGEVFTPAELEVLAALPAAGFSPADVLAKVKIVVSERRNYDPGAAEAFLHTLPGARALVLDTVVLNPEGVAGAVRTWAAGGHA; the protein is encoded by the coding sequence CTGGGCGTGACTGTTTCGCTGCCGTTCCTGCGGGCCGACGCCGCGCCGCCTGCCGCTCACGAGCGTTTTCTGGCCGACCTGCCGCTGACGGTCCTGGTGGGCGTGACGGGCGTGGGTAAAAGCACCGCACTTGCCGCGCTGACGGGGGCGGACCCGGGCATGCGGGTGCTGCCTGACCGGCGGGAGGTGACGGACGCCGTGATGATCCTGCCGGTGGCGGGGGCAGCGGTGCGGGACCGGGAGGAGCGGTTCCGGCTGACTGCCCGTTACCGGGAGGCGCATCCGGGCGGCATGGCGCAGGCGCTGGGGTCGCTGGTCGCGGACGTGCGCCACTGGGGACAGACGCCGGTGTTCGACGGGCTGCGCGGCCTGGATGAGGTGGCGTTCGCTGCGCGGAACTTCCCGGCGTGGCGGTTCGTGGCGCTGGGCGCGCCGGACGTGGTGAGGGTGCGGCGTCTGCTGGGCCGCGCGGACGCGTTTGATCAGGTGCGGACGGCTGAGGCGGGCGACCTGCGCAGCGCCCTGGCGGCGCTGCCCGGCGCCGGGGAGGTTTTCACGCCGGCTGAACTGGAGGTTCTGGCGGCGTTGCCTGCGGCGGGCTTCTCGCCCGCAGACGTGCTGGCAAAGGTAAAGATCGTCGTGTCTGAGCGGCGCAACTACGATCCTGGCGCTGCGGAGGCGTTCCTGCACACATTGCCTGGCGCGCGGGCGCTGGTGCTGGACACCGTGGTCCTGAACCCTGAGGGCGTGGCGGGCGCGGTCCGCACCTGGGCCGCGGGAGGTCACGCATGA
- the cysK gene encoding cysteine synthase A, translating into MIESLIGRTPLLQLTRVVEPDMADVFVKLEGQNPGGSIKDRTALGLIEDAERRGLLKPGGTIVEPTSGNTGIGLAQVAAAKGYRLILCMPASMSEERKRTLVAYGAELILTDPARRMLAAIEEAERIVETRGAVMMNQFGNPANPAVHERTTGPELWEQMQGRIDAFVYGSGTGGTISGVGRYLKRMNPQVQVIACEPARSNVLTGGEMGSHGFQGMGPGFIPANLDRSVIDDVIDVWEEDAYPLARRLAQEEGVFVGMSSGAMAWAALTVARRLGPGKRVATIACDTGARYLTTTLFAAENDTPPGYLPRSREKTAS; encoded by the coding sequence ATGATCGAGTCCCTTATCGGGCGCACGCCCCTCCTGCAACTCACACGCGTGGTCGAGCCGGACATGGCCGACGTGTTCGTGAAACTGGAAGGACAGAACCCCGGCGGCAGCATCAAGGACCGCACCGCGCTGGGTCTCATTGAGGACGCCGAACGCCGTGGACTGTTGAAACCCGGGGGAACCATCGTGGAACCCACCAGCGGCAACACCGGCATCGGGCTGGCGCAGGTTGCCGCCGCCAAGGGGTACCGGCTGATCCTGTGCATGCCCGCCAGCATGAGCGAGGAGCGCAAGCGGACCCTCGTGGCCTACGGCGCTGAGCTGATCCTGACTGACCCTGCGCGCCGCATGCTCGCCGCCATCGAGGAAGCCGAACGGATCGTGGAGACGCGCGGCGCCGTCATGATGAACCAGTTTGGCAACCCGGCCAATCCTGCGGTGCACGAGCGCACCACCGGGCCTGAACTGTGGGAGCAGATGCAGGGCCGCATTGATGCGTTCGTGTACGGCAGCGGCACGGGCGGCACCATCAGCGGCGTCGGGCGCTACCTGAAACGGATGAATCCGCAGGTGCAGGTCATTGCGTGTGAACCCGCGCGCAGCAACGTGCTCACGGGCGGGGAGATGGGTTCGCACGGGTTCCAGGGCATGGGCCCGGGCTTCATTCCTGCCAACCTGGACCGCAGCGTCATTGATGACGTGATTGACGTGTGGGAGGAAGACGCCTATCCGCTCGCGCGGCGGCTTGCGCAGGAGGAAGGGGTGTTTGTGGGCATGAGCAGCGGCGCCATGGCCTGGGCGGCGCTGACCGTCGCGCGTCGCCTGGGCCCGGGCAAGCGCGTGGCGACCATCGCCTGCGACACCGGCGCGCGCTACCTGACCACCACGCTGTTCGCGGCGGAGAACGACACCCCACCCGGGTACCTGCCCCGCTCCCGCGAGAAGACCGCCAGCTGA